In Chaetodon trifascialis isolate fChaTrf1 chromosome 4, fChaTrf1.hap1, whole genome shotgun sequence, one DNA window encodes the following:
- the zfr2 gene encoding zinc finger RNA-binding protein isoform X1: MAASNYFGFTHGAGPPYSTQPPPAYSHPSTASYSVQQAPAVAHAVTASYSPAPVQAARPVVSAPYPAYQSHQAPPDYAYRQPEPPAPPQPTTTPQTYQVYSDTQDNYSYGRPAAVTTYDNKQYYQTSIAPAQRTPAESYYQTVGVKSAYSPAPSTVYSQPPPPQRQVTTLKPLAPSSSVSTSYNIYPVSTSVQQPPTPISSYTLGSSFGSTVSATTYSGISYPSYDSTGYTSTSAPSYYQPAQQTLTQPQPPPQQPQQPQPPIQPPPKQLTSSSWSNSGSNMVTAPAVNTYKKPTFHQNKLQKPKGPPKQPQLHYCDICKISCAGPQTYREHLEGQKHKKKEAALKSGGQTGASNGPRGVQTQLRCELCDVSCTGVDAYAAHIRGAKHQKVVKLHTKLGKPIPSTEPVLVNSTPVITTSTAGKPSGSTSSPASVSTTSTPTVTPKQVAVNATTKATAPIKKSAPSKITVISNKPASAPAAAVTTAAAAPVVAAKVEEPIQQLAQKMQPLSDDEDCDRGGGQGDIQPVGHDYVEEVRNDDGKVIRFHCKLCECSFNDPNAKDMHLKGRRHRLQYKKKVNPELPVEIKPSNRARKLQESKLKKQKQKAVLKRQRDDEQRWHMEMSRRYEEDMYWRRMEEEQMYWGEQRRRMAPPPLMSRPGMPVPPLLTCVRRPDSPDDRHIMAKHSTIYPVEEELQAVQRIVSHSERALKLVSDSLLDKETPAVPTTDTEGGDEKGTENSARLLKGVMRVGILAKGLLLRGDRNVELILLTAKKPTISLLKNIAKQLPKELETFSEDQYEVQAHPEEANIVIFSSKEPKMQVTISLTSPLMREDTAAEKDKQAGGKAAEKDVAEKDPPDLLNKRKCLEYLAALRHAKWFQARANGLQSCVIIIRVLRDLCQRVPTWGKMPGWAMELLVEKVISSAAGPLSPGEAMRRVLECISTGILLPDGPGLMDPCEKEPTDALESMVLQAREDITASAQHALRLLAFRQIHKVLGMESLPASKASARNRKRRRDGSDTGEGEGEGKKDKKEEAQSA; encoded by the exons ATGGCTGCAAGCAATTATTTCGGCTTCACACATGGTGCCGGTCCGCCATACAG tACCCAGCCTCCACCGGCCTACTCCCATCCTTCTACAGCCAGTTATAGTGTCCAGCAGGCTCCAGCTGTGGCTCACGCAGTAACTGCATCCTActctccagctccagtccaGGCAGCCCGGCCTGTAGTGTCTGCCCCTTACCCCGCCTATCAGAGTCACCAAGCCCCCCCTGACTATGCCTACAGGCAGCCAGAACCTCCGGCACCCCCACAGCCCACCACCACCCCTCAGACGTACCAGGTATACTCGGACACG CAGGACAACTACAGCTATGGACGGCCTGCAGCTGTGACCACCTATGACAATAAACAGTACTACCAGACGAGTATAGCTCCGGCTCAGAGGACACCCGCAGAGAGTTACTACCAGACTG TAGGAGTAAAGAGTGCTTACAGTCCAGCCCCCTCGACCGTGTACAgccagccccctcctccccagaGGCAGGTAACAACCTTGAAGCCTCTGGCCCCCTCCAGTTCTGTGTCCACCAGCTACAACATCTACCCAGTGTCTACCAGTGTCCAGCAGCCGCCCACACCCATTTCATCCTACACCCTCGGCTCGTCTTTCGGCTCCACTGTGTCAGCCACCACCTACTCAG GCATTAGCTACCCAAGTTATGATTCAACTGGCTACACCTCCACATCTGCCCCCTCCTATTACCAGCCAGCCCAGCAGACTCTCACCCAGCCGCAGCCTCCACCGCAGCAGCCGCAACAGCCCCAACCTCCCATCCAGCCACCACCCAAGCAGCTGACAAGCTCTTCCTGGAGCAACTCAGGCAGCAACATGGTGACAGCTCCGGCTGTAAACACCTACAAAAAGCCCACATTTCACCAGAACAAGCTGCAGAAGCCCAAAGGGCCCCCAAAACAGCCTCAGCTCCATTACTGTGACATTTGCAAGATCAGCTGTGCAGGCCCTCAG ACATATCGGGAGCACCTTGAGGGCCAGAAGCATAAGAAAAAGGAGGCAGCACTTAAATCTGGGGGACAGACAGGGGCCAGCAATGGGCCCAGAGGGGTCCAGACTCAGTTACGCTGTGAGCTGTGTGACGTCTCTTGCACTGGAGTGGACGCCTACGCCGCCCATATTCGTGGGGCCAAACACCAGAAG GTGGTGAAACTTCACACCAAGCTGGGCAAACCTATACCTTCCACTGAGCCAGTGTTGGTGAATTCAACTCCAGTTATCACAACCTCGACAGCTGGGAAACCTTCAGGGTCCACGTCCAGTCCTGCCTCCGTCTCAACCACTTCAACTCCCACTGTGACACCAAAACAGGTGGCTGTAAACGCCACGACCAAAGCAACAGCACCCATCAAGAAATCAGCTCCTTCCAAAATAACTGTCATTT CCAATAAGCCTGCCAgcgctccagcagctgcagtgacgacagcagcagcagcaccagtggTGGCTGCCAAGGTGGAGGAGCCCATTCAACAGTTAGCTCAGAAGATGCAGCCTCTGAGTGACGATGAGGACTGTGACAGAGGTGGAGGTCAGGGAGACATCCAGCCAGTGGGACACGACTACGTAGAGGAG GTGCGCAATGATGATGGCAAGGTGATTCGATTCCACTGTAAACTGTGCGAATGTAGCTTCAACGACCCCAACGCTAAAGACATGCACCTGAAAGGAAGAAGGCACAGACTCCAGTACAAG AAGAAAGTGAATCCAGAGCTTCCTGTGGAGATCAAGCCCAGTAACCGAGCCAGGAAGCTACAGGAGAGCAAGCtgaagaagcagaaacagaaggCGGtgctgaagagacagagagacgatGAGCAGCGCTGGCACATGGAGATGAG ccgGCGATATGAGGAGGACATGTACTGGAGGAGGATGGAAGAGGAGCAGATGTACTGGGGGGAGCAAAGGCGCAGGATGGctcctccaccactgatgaGCCGCCCTGGTATGCCAGTACCCCCTCTACTG ACGTGTGTGCGTCGGCCAGACTCCCCCGATGACCGTCACATCATGGCTAAACACTCCACCATTTACCCAGTggaggaagagctgcaggctgttCAGAGGATTGTGTCCCACTCTGAGAGAGCCTTAAAACTGGTGTCAGATTCCCTGCTGGATAAGGAGACACCAGCTGTTCCTACCACTGATactgaaggaggagatgaaaaagg TACTGAGAACTCAGCACGGCTGCTAAAAGGTGTGATGAGGGTGGGCATCCTGGCCAAAGGCCTACTGCTTCGTGGGGACAGAAATGTTGAGCTCATCCTGCTGACCGCTAAAAAACCCACCATCTCTTTACTGAAGAACATCGCCAAGCAGCTGCCCAAGGAACTGGAG ACATTTTCTGAAGATCAGTATGAGGTGCAGGCTCACCCCGAGGAGGCGAACATCGTGATATTTTCAAGCAAGGAGCCCAAAATGCAGGTGACCATTTCTCTCACCTCGCCGCTGATGAGGGAGGACACTGCTGCTGAGAAGGACAAGCAGGCAGGAGGAAAAGCGGCTGAGAAAG ACGTGGCTGAGAAGGACCCCCCTGATCTTCTGAATAAGAGGAAATGTCTGGAGTACCTGGCTGCTCTGCGCCACGCCAAATGGTTTCAG GCGCGCGCCAACGGGCTGCAGTCCTGCGTCATCATTATTCGGGTGCTGAGAGATTTATGTCAGCGGGTTCCTACCTGGGGGAAGATGCCTGGCTGG GCgatggagctgctggtggagaaGGTGATCAGCAGTGCTGCAGGCCCACTCAGCCCAGGAGAGGCCATGCGCAGAGTCCTGGAGTGCATATCCACAGGCATCCTGTTACCAG ATGGACCAGGGTTGATGGACCCCTGTGAGAAAGAACCAACAGATGCTTTGGAAAGCATGGTGCTTCAAGCCAGAGAGGACATAACTGCCAGCGCGCAG cATGCTCTGCGGCTGCTTGCTTTCCGTCAGATCCACAAGGTTCTGGGCATGGAGTCTCTGCCAGCGTCCAAGGCCAGCGCTCGCAACCGCAAACGCCGACGGGACGGCAGCGACAcgggggaaggggagggggagggcaAAAAAGACAAGAAGGAAGAAGCACAGAGTGCTTGA
- the zfr2 gene encoding zinc finger RNA-binding protein isoform X2 — MAASNYFGFTHGAGPPYSTQPPPAYSHPSTASYSVQQAPAVAHAVTASYSPAPVQAARPVVSAPYPAYQSHQAPPDYAYRQPEPPAPPQPTTTPQTYQVYSDTQDNYSYGRPAAVTTYDNKQYYQTSIAPAQRTPAESYYQTGVKSAYSPAPSTVYSQPPPPQRQVTTLKPLAPSSSVSTSYNIYPVSTSVQQPPTPISSYTLGSSFGSTVSATTYSGISYPSYDSTGYTSTSAPSYYQPAQQTLTQPQPPPQQPQQPQPPIQPPPKQLTSSSWSNSGSNMVTAPAVNTYKKPTFHQNKLQKPKGPPKQPQLHYCDICKISCAGPQTYREHLEGQKHKKKEAALKSGGQTGASNGPRGVQTQLRCELCDVSCTGVDAYAAHIRGAKHQKVVKLHTKLGKPIPSTEPVLVNSTPVITTSTAGKPSGSTSSPASVSTTSTPTVTPKQVAVNATTKATAPIKKSAPSKITVISNKPASAPAAAVTTAAAAPVVAAKVEEPIQQLAQKMQPLSDDEDCDRGGGQGDIQPVGHDYVEEVRNDDGKVIRFHCKLCECSFNDPNAKDMHLKGRRHRLQYKKKVNPELPVEIKPSNRARKLQESKLKKQKQKAVLKRQRDDEQRWHMEMSRRYEEDMYWRRMEEEQMYWGEQRRRMAPPPLMSRPGMPVPPLLTCVRRPDSPDDRHIMAKHSTIYPVEEELQAVQRIVSHSERALKLVSDSLLDKETPAVPTTDTEGGDEKGTENSARLLKGVMRVGILAKGLLLRGDRNVELILLTAKKPTISLLKNIAKQLPKELETFSEDQYEVQAHPEEANIVIFSSKEPKMQVTISLTSPLMREDTAAEKDKQAGGKAAEKDVAEKDPPDLLNKRKCLEYLAALRHAKWFQARANGLQSCVIIIRVLRDLCQRVPTWGKMPGWAMELLVEKVISSAAGPLSPGEAMRRVLECISTGILLPDGPGLMDPCEKEPTDALESMVLQAREDITASAQHALRLLAFRQIHKVLGMESLPASKASARNRKRRRDGSDTGEGEGEGKKDKKEEAQSA; from the exons ATGGCTGCAAGCAATTATTTCGGCTTCACACATGGTGCCGGTCCGCCATACAG tACCCAGCCTCCACCGGCCTACTCCCATCCTTCTACAGCCAGTTATAGTGTCCAGCAGGCTCCAGCTGTGGCTCACGCAGTAACTGCATCCTActctccagctccagtccaGGCAGCCCGGCCTGTAGTGTCTGCCCCTTACCCCGCCTATCAGAGTCACCAAGCCCCCCCTGACTATGCCTACAGGCAGCCAGAACCTCCGGCACCCCCACAGCCCACCACCACCCCTCAGACGTACCAGGTATACTCGGACACG CAGGACAACTACAGCTATGGACGGCCTGCAGCTGTGACCACCTATGACAATAAACAGTACTACCAGACGAGTATAGCTCCGGCTCAGAGGACACCCGCAGAGAGTTACTACCAGACTG GAGTAAAGAGTGCTTACAGTCCAGCCCCCTCGACCGTGTACAgccagccccctcctccccagaGGCAGGTAACAACCTTGAAGCCTCTGGCCCCCTCCAGTTCTGTGTCCACCAGCTACAACATCTACCCAGTGTCTACCAGTGTCCAGCAGCCGCCCACACCCATTTCATCCTACACCCTCGGCTCGTCTTTCGGCTCCACTGTGTCAGCCACCACCTACTCAG GCATTAGCTACCCAAGTTATGATTCAACTGGCTACACCTCCACATCTGCCCCCTCCTATTACCAGCCAGCCCAGCAGACTCTCACCCAGCCGCAGCCTCCACCGCAGCAGCCGCAACAGCCCCAACCTCCCATCCAGCCACCACCCAAGCAGCTGACAAGCTCTTCCTGGAGCAACTCAGGCAGCAACATGGTGACAGCTCCGGCTGTAAACACCTACAAAAAGCCCACATTTCACCAGAACAAGCTGCAGAAGCCCAAAGGGCCCCCAAAACAGCCTCAGCTCCATTACTGTGACATTTGCAAGATCAGCTGTGCAGGCCCTCAG ACATATCGGGAGCACCTTGAGGGCCAGAAGCATAAGAAAAAGGAGGCAGCACTTAAATCTGGGGGACAGACAGGGGCCAGCAATGGGCCCAGAGGGGTCCAGACTCAGTTACGCTGTGAGCTGTGTGACGTCTCTTGCACTGGAGTGGACGCCTACGCCGCCCATATTCGTGGGGCCAAACACCAGAAG GTGGTGAAACTTCACACCAAGCTGGGCAAACCTATACCTTCCACTGAGCCAGTGTTGGTGAATTCAACTCCAGTTATCACAACCTCGACAGCTGGGAAACCTTCAGGGTCCACGTCCAGTCCTGCCTCCGTCTCAACCACTTCAACTCCCACTGTGACACCAAAACAGGTGGCTGTAAACGCCACGACCAAAGCAACAGCACCCATCAAGAAATCAGCTCCTTCCAAAATAACTGTCATTT CCAATAAGCCTGCCAgcgctccagcagctgcagtgacgacagcagcagcagcaccagtggTGGCTGCCAAGGTGGAGGAGCCCATTCAACAGTTAGCTCAGAAGATGCAGCCTCTGAGTGACGATGAGGACTGTGACAGAGGTGGAGGTCAGGGAGACATCCAGCCAGTGGGACACGACTACGTAGAGGAG GTGCGCAATGATGATGGCAAGGTGATTCGATTCCACTGTAAACTGTGCGAATGTAGCTTCAACGACCCCAACGCTAAAGACATGCACCTGAAAGGAAGAAGGCACAGACTCCAGTACAAG AAGAAAGTGAATCCAGAGCTTCCTGTGGAGATCAAGCCCAGTAACCGAGCCAGGAAGCTACAGGAGAGCAAGCtgaagaagcagaaacagaaggCGGtgctgaagagacagagagacgatGAGCAGCGCTGGCACATGGAGATGAG ccgGCGATATGAGGAGGACATGTACTGGAGGAGGATGGAAGAGGAGCAGATGTACTGGGGGGAGCAAAGGCGCAGGATGGctcctccaccactgatgaGCCGCCCTGGTATGCCAGTACCCCCTCTACTG ACGTGTGTGCGTCGGCCAGACTCCCCCGATGACCGTCACATCATGGCTAAACACTCCACCATTTACCCAGTggaggaagagctgcaggctgttCAGAGGATTGTGTCCCACTCTGAGAGAGCCTTAAAACTGGTGTCAGATTCCCTGCTGGATAAGGAGACACCAGCTGTTCCTACCACTGATactgaaggaggagatgaaaaagg TACTGAGAACTCAGCACGGCTGCTAAAAGGTGTGATGAGGGTGGGCATCCTGGCCAAAGGCCTACTGCTTCGTGGGGACAGAAATGTTGAGCTCATCCTGCTGACCGCTAAAAAACCCACCATCTCTTTACTGAAGAACATCGCCAAGCAGCTGCCCAAGGAACTGGAG ACATTTTCTGAAGATCAGTATGAGGTGCAGGCTCACCCCGAGGAGGCGAACATCGTGATATTTTCAAGCAAGGAGCCCAAAATGCAGGTGACCATTTCTCTCACCTCGCCGCTGATGAGGGAGGACACTGCTGCTGAGAAGGACAAGCAGGCAGGAGGAAAAGCGGCTGAGAAAG ACGTGGCTGAGAAGGACCCCCCTGATCTTCTGAATAAGAGGAAATGTCTGGAGTACCTGGCTGCTCTGCGCCACGCCAAATGGTTTCAG GCGCGCGCCAACGGGCTGCAGTCCTGCGTCATCATTATTCGGGTGCTGAGAGATTTATGTCAGCGGGTTCCTACCTGGGGGAAGATGCCTGGCTGG GCgatggagctgctggtggagaaGGTGATCAGCAGTGCTGCAGGCCCACTCAGCCCAGGAGAGGCCATGCGCAGAGTCCTGGAGTGCATATCCACAGGCATCCTGTTACCAG ATGGACCAGGGTTGATGGACCCCTGTGAGAAAGAACCAACAGATGCTTTGGAAAGCATGGTGCTTCAAGCCAGAGAGGACATAACTGCCAGCGCGCAG cATGCTCTGCGGCTGCTTGCTTTCCGTCAGATCCACAAGGTTCTGGGCATGGAGTCTCTGCCAGCGTCCAAGGCCAGCGCTCGCAACCGCAAACGCCGACGGGACGGCAGCGACAcgggggaaggggagggggagggcaAAAAAGACAAGAAGGAAGAAGCACAGAGTGCTTGA